The Equus asinus isolate D_3611 breed Donkey chromosome 22, EquAss-T2T_v2, whole genome shotgun sequence genome has a segment encoding these proteins:
- the LOC106832982 gene encoding retinol dehydrogenase 16 isoform X1 has translation MWLYLAVLVGLYYLLRWYRERQVVSNLRDKYIFITGCDSGFGNQLARQLDLRGLRVLAACLTEKGAEQLKDRTSDRLQTVILDVTKTESIAAATQWVKERTGDRGLWGLVNNAGIAVPVAPNEWLTKQDFMKILNVNLLGVIEVTLSLLPLVRKARGRVVNVSSVMGRVCLFGGGYCISKYGIEAFSDSLRRELSHFGVKVAIIEPGFFKTTVTSTKVHSQEFQEAWDRASPEIKEIYGEKYLASCMKSIKLLKKSYTEDLSLVTDCMEHALTACHPRTRYSAGWDAKLFYLPMSYMPAFLVDAMIYWRSPKPAKVVLWSWPVSPSHGMERTWKK, from the exons ATGTGGCTGTACCTGGCAGTCCTCGTGGGCCTGTACTACCTCCTGCGCTGGTACCGGGAGAGGCAGGTGGTGAGCAACCTCCGAGACAAGTACATCTTCATCACGGGCTGTGACTCGGGCTTCGGGAACCAGCTGGCCAGGCAGCTGGACCTGCGAGGCTTGAGGGTGCTGGCTGCATGTCTGACGGAGAAGGGGGCCGAGCAGCTGAAGGACCGGACATCAGACAGGCTGCAGACGGTGATCCTGGATGTGACCAAGACAGAGAGCATCGCTGCAGCCACCCAGTGGGTGAAGGAGCGCACAGGGGACAGAG GACTGTGGGGCCTGGTGAATAACGCCGGCATTGCCGTGCCTGTGGCACCCAATGAGTGGCTGACCAAACAGGACTTCATGAAGATCCTCAACGTGAACCTGCTGGGGGTGATCGAGGTGACCCTGAGCCTGCTGCCCCTAGTGAGGAAGGCGAGGGGCCGCGTGGTCAACGTCTCCAGTGTCATGGGCCGGGTGTGCCTTTTTGGTGGGGGCTACTGCATCTCCAAGTATGGCATCGAGGCCTTCTCAGATTCCCTCAG GAGGGAGCTCTCCCACTTTGGGGTGAAGGTAGCTATAATCGAGCCAGGTTTCTTCAAGACCACTGTGACCAGTACCAAGGTGCATTCTCAGGAATTCCAAGAGGCCTGGGACCGGGCCAGCCCAGAGATCAAGGAGATCTATGGGGAGAAGTACCTGGCATCCT GCATGAAATCAATTAAATTGTTGAAGAAAAGTTACACGGAAGATCTTTCCTTGGTCACAGACTGCATGGAACATGCCCTGACCGCCTGCCACCCCCGCACCCGATACTCAGCTGGCTGGGATGCCAAGCTCTTCTACCTCCCCATGAGCTACATGCCCGCCTTCTTGGTGGATGCCATGATCTACTGGCGCTCCCCAAAGCCTGCCAAGG TTGTGCTTTGGTCCTGGCCTGTCTCTCCCTCCCACGGGATGGAAAGGACCTGGAAGAAGTGA
- the LOC106832982 gene encoding retinol dehydrogenase 16 isoform X3 produces MSDGEGGRAAEGPDIRQAADGDPGCDQDREHRCSHPVGEGAHRGQRRELSHFGVKVAIIEPGFFKTTVTSTKVHSQEFQEAWDRASPEIKEIYGEKYLASCMKSIKLLKKSYTEDLSLVTDCMEHALTACHPRTRYSAGWDAKLFYLPMSYMPAFLVDAMIYWRSPKPAKGM; encoded by the exons ATGTCTGACGGAGAAGGGGGCCGAGCAGCTGAAGGACCGGACATCAGACAGGCTGCAGACGGTGATCCTGGATGTGACCAAGACAGAGAGCATCGCTGCAGCCACCCAGTGGGTGAAGGAGCGCACAGGGGACAGAG GAGGGAGCTCTCCCACTTTGGGGTGAAGGTAGCTATAATCGAGCCAGGTTTCTTCAAGACCACTGTGACCAGTACCAAGGTGCATTCTCAGGAATTCCAAGAGGCCTGGGACCGGGCCAGCCCAGAGATCAAGGAGATCTATGGGGAGAAGTACCTGGCATCCT GCATGAAATCAATTAAATTGTTGAAGAAAAGTTACACGGAAGATCTTTCCTTGGTCACAGACTGCATGGAACATGCCCTGACCGCCTGCCACCCCCGCACCCGATACTCAGCTGGCTGGGATGCCAAGCTCTTCTACCTCCCCATGAGCTACATGCCCGCCTTCTTGGTGGATGCCATGATCTACTGGCGCTCCCCAAAGCCTGCCAAGGGCATGTAG
- the LOC106832982 gene encoding retinol dehydrogenase 16 isoform X2, whose protein sequence is MWLYLAVLVGLYYLLRWYRERQVVSNLRDKYIFITGCDSGFGNQLARQLDLRGLRVLAACLTEKGAEQLKDRTSDRLQTVILDVTKTESIAAATQWVKERTGDRGLWGLVNNAGIAVPVAPNEWLTKQDFMKILNVNLLGVIEVTLSLLPLVRKARGRVVNVSSVMGRVCLFGGGYCISKYGIEAFSDSLRRELSHFGVKVAIIEPGFFKTTVTSTKVHSQEFQEAWDRASPEIKEIYGEKYLASCMKSIKLLKKSYTEDLSLVTDCMEHALTACHPRTRYSAGWDAKLFYLPMSYMPAFLVDAMIYWRSPKPAKGM, encoded by the exons ATGTGGCTGTACCTGGCAGTCCTCGTGGGCCTGTACTACCTCCTGCGCTGGTACCGGGAGAGGCAGGTGGTGAGCAACCTCCGAGACAAGTACATCTTCATCACGGGCTGTGACTCGGGCTTCGGGAACCAGCTGGCCAGGCAGCTGGACCTGCGAGGCTTGAGGGTGCTGGCTGCATGTCTGACGGAGAAGGGGGCCGAGCAGCTGAAGGACCGGACATCAGACAGGCTGCAGACGGTGATCCTGGATGTGACCAAGACAGAGAGCATCGCTGCAGCCACCCAGTGGGTGAAGGAGCGCACAGGGGACAGAG GACTGTGGGGCCTGGTGAATAACGCCGGCATTGCCGTGCCTGTGGCACCCAATGAGTGGCTGACCAAACAGGACTTCATGAAGATCCTCAACGTGAACCTGCTGGGGGTGATCGAGGTGACCCTGAGCCTGCTGCCCCTAGTGAGGAAGGCGAGGGGCCGCGTGGTCAACGTCTCCAGTGTCATGGGCCGGGTGTGCCTTTTTGGTGGGGGCTACTGCATCTCCAAGTATGGCATCGAGGCCTTCTCAGATTCCCTCAG GAGGGAGCTCTCCCACTTTGGGGTGAAGGTAGCTATAATCGAGCCAGGTTTCTTCAAGACCACTGTGACCAGTACCAAGGTGCATTCTCAGGAATTCCAAGAGGCCTGGGACCGGGCCAGCCCAGAGATCAAGGAGATCTATGGGGAGAAGTACCTGGCATCCT GCATGAAATCAATTAAATTGTTGAAGAAAAGTTACACGGAAGATCTTTCCTTGGTCACAGACTGCATGGAACATGCCCTGACCGCCTGCCACCCCCGCACCCGATACTCAGCTGGCTGGGATGCCAAGCTCTTCTACCTCCCCATGAGCTACATGCCCGCCTTCTTGGTGGATGCCATGATCTACTGGCGCTCCCCAAAGCCTGCCAAGGGCATGTAG